The following are encoded together in the Danaus plexippus chromosome 15, MEX_DaPlex, whole genome shotgun sequence genome:
- the LOC116766464 gene encoding ankyrin repeat, SAM and basic leucine zipper domain-containing protein 1 isoform X1 — MANFRPAGFSDDDSDSDGYYDKMVVHKNYLKYLENNRKNIEEELKKAITKGDIDGVSKIINSELKGNVNGKLQTGWTPLLHACFLANEKVVQYLLEKGADPNIHAADSMTPVMMACLNSTSNEAAAYNIVSNLIQSNCMLNIGDKYGVTPLMKAVISGKQSIVELLVDTNVNIEMRDRQGWTAVFWAIHHNRPKALDLLLKKGARLNIVDISNRTPAKIAYSHDYLHIHSVISAYEKTCEDDDETIEEKEISRQKGFLSKLSSWHDFYPGLRDESKPKFAHEISNLLYGMNCDRLRGVFDKIKINLRDFLLMEEKEMIKYGVDLPFERQRLKQGIRGFHLRSWKVNSVAGLQTRRGDPYSIVECLSILGSHLEQLYILESTLTYVLRDFNRIQSRLKFEAPDSPVMVRLQQAASKMICNINSIRREANAMKKIHVKISKDSLRPVDLITEKTTKDVAVELITELVVLSCIGLLVYNARSLVTKIIVK, encoded by the exons ATGGCAAATTTTAGACCTGCAGGTTTTTCTGATGATGATTCCGACAGCGATGGATACTATGATAAAATG gTTGTACACAAGAATtacctaaaatatttagaaaataataggAAAAATATAGAAGAAGAGTTAAAGAAAGCGATTACTAAAGGTGACATTGACGgagtttcaaaaataataaactctg aattaaaaggAAATGTGAATGGAAAACTTCAAACTGGTTGGACACCCTTGTTACATGCGTGTTTTCTTGCTAATGAAAAAGTAGTGCAGTATTTACTAGAGAAAGGAGCTGACCCTAATATTCATGcag caGACTCCATGACACCTGTAATGATGGCCTGTCTGAACAGTACTTCAAACGAAGCAGCTGCTTACAATATTGTATCAAATCTCATACAAAGTAATTGTATGTTGAATATTGGAGATAAATATGGCGTTACACCTCTTATGAAGGCTGTAATTAGCGGCAAGCAATCTATAGTTGAACTCTTAGTGGATACAAATGTCAATATCGAAATGAGAGATAGGCAGGGTTGGACG GCAGTATTTTGGGCTATCCATCACAACCGGCCAAAAGCTTTGGATTTGCTTCTAAAAAAGGGAGCTAGGCTGAATATAGTGGATATATCAAATCGAACCCCAGCCAAAATTGCATATTCACATGACTACCTTCACATCCATTCAGTGATATCAGCATATGAGAAAACCTGTGAGGATGACGATGAAACGATTGAGGAAAAGGAGATCAGCAGACAAAAAGGATTCCTGAGCAAATTGTCCTCATGGCATGATTTTTATCCAGGACTAAGGGATGAGAGCAA ACCGAAGTTCGCTCATGAAATATCAAATCTTCTCTATGGTATGAATTGTGATAGACTCAGGGGTGTATttgataagataaaaataaatttaagagatTTTCTGCTCATGGAGGAAAaggaaatgataaaatatggtGTTGATTTACCATTTGAGAGACAGAGGCTTAAACAAGGTATCCGTGGATTCCATTTGAGGAGTTGGAAGGTTAATTCCGTGGCTGGTCTACAAACGAGACGTGGTGATCCATAcag tattGTTGAATGTCTCAGCATACTCGGCTCTCATTTGGAACAGCTGTACATATTGGAGTCAACACTAACATATGTTCTGAGAGATTTCAACAGAATACAAAGTAGATTGAAGTTTGAAGCACCCGACTCACCTGTCATGGTTAGACTGCAGCAGGCAGCCAGCAAGATGATCTGTAACATAAACAGTATCAGGAGAGAGGCGAATGCTATGAAAAAGATACATGTTAAG ATAAGTAAAGATAGCTTAAGACCCGTCGATCTCATAACGGAGAAGACAACCAAAGATGTAGCCGTAGAATTAATTACTGAACTGGTAGTGCTTAGCTGTATAGGCTTGCTTGTGTATAACGCTAGAAGC
- the LOC116766464 gene encoding ankyrin repeat, SAM and basic leucine zipper domain-containing protein 1 isoform X2 produces the protein MANFRPAGFSDDDSDSDGYYDKMVVHKNYLKYLENNRKNIEEELKKAITKGDIDGVSKIINSELKGNVNGKLQTGWTPLLHACFLANEKVVQYLLEKGADPNIHADSMTPVMMACLNSTSNEAAAYNIVSNLIQSNCMLNIGDKYGVTPLMKAVISGKQSIVELLVDTNVNIEMRDRQGWTAVFWAIHHNRPKALDLLLKKGARLNIVDISNRTPAKIAYSHDYLHIHSVISAYEKTCEDDDETIEEKEISRQKGFLSKLSSWHDFYPGLRDESKPKFAHEISNLLYGMNCDRLRGVFDKIKINLRDFLLMEEKEMIKYGVDLPFERQRLKQGIRGFHLRSWKVNSVAGLQTRRGDPYSIVECLSILGSHLEQLYILESTLTYVLRDFNRIQSRLKFEAPDSPVMVRLQQAASKMICNINSIRREANAMKKIHVKISKDSLRPVDLITEKTTKDVAVELITELVVLSCIGLLVYNARSLVTKIIVK, from the exons ATGGCAAATTTTAGACCTGCAGGTTTTTCTGATGATGATTCCGACAGCGATGGATACTATGATAAAATG gTTGTACACAAGAATtacctaaaatatttagaaaataataggAAAAATATAGAAGAAGAGTTAAAGAAAGCGATTACTAAAGGTGACATTGACGgagtttcaaaaataataaactctg aattaaaaggAAATGTGAATGGAAAACTTCAAACTGGTTGGACACCCTTGTTACATGCGTGTTTTCTTGCTAATGAAAAAGTAGTGCAGTATTTACTAGAGAAAGGAGCTGACCCTAATATTCATGcag ACTCCATGACACCTGTAATGATGGCCTGTCTGAACAGTACTTCAAACGAAGCAGCTGCTTACAATATTGTATCAAATCTCATACAAAGTAATTGTATGTTGAATATTGGAGATAAATATGGCGTTACACCTCTTATGAAGGCTGTAATTAGCGGCAAGCAATCTATAGTTGAACTCTTAGTGGATACAAATGTCAATATCGAAATGAGAGATAGGCAGGGTTGGACG GCAGTATTTTGGGCTATCCATCACAACCGGCCAAAAGCTTTGGATTTGCTTCTAAAAAAGGGAGCTAGGCTGAATATAGTGGATATATCAAATCGAACCCCAGCCAAAATTGCATATTCACATGACTACCTTCACATCCATTCAGTGATATCAGCATATGAGAAAACCTGTGAGGATGACGATGAAACGATTGAGGAAAAGGAGATCAGCAGACAAAAAGGATTCCTGAGCAAATTGTCCTCATGGCATGATTTTTATCCAGGACTAAGGGATGAGAGCAA ACCGAAGTTCGCTCATGAAATATCAAATCTTCTCTATGGTATGAATTGTGATAGACTCAGGGGTGTATttgataagataaaaataaatttaagagatTTTCTGCTCATGGAGGAAAaggaaatgataaaatatggtGTTGATTTACCATTTGAGAGACAGAGGCTTAAACAAGGTATCCGTGGATTCCATTTGAGGAGTTGGAAGGTTAATTCCGTGGCTGGTCTACAAACGAGACGTGGTGATCCATAcag tattGTTGAATGTCTCAGCATACTCGGCTCTCATTTGGAACAGCTGTACATATTGGAGTCAACACTAACATATGTTCTGAGAGATTTCAACAGAATACAAAGTAGATTGAAGTTTGAAGCACCCGACTCACCTGTCATGGTTAGACTGCAGCAGGCAGCCAGCAAGATGATCTGTAACATAAACAGTATCAGGAGAGAGGCGAATGCTATGAAAAAGATACATGTTAAG ATAAGTAAAGATAGCTTAAGACCCGTCGATCTCATAACGGAGAAGACAACCAAAGATGTAGCCGTAGAATTAATTACTGAACTGGTAGTGCTTAGCTGTATAGGCTTGCTTGTGTATAACGCTAGAAGC